One window of the Burkholderia ubonensis subsp. mesacidophila genome contains the following:
- a CDS encoding DUF2625 family protein yields MNNAEGDGRAAAKRTGERTGAGAYSTGGMLVDSGYLRLLGSGHPRPTRNIVDWNEGRSSGFLLVADDVVGGFFALNGGALGKDVGSMYYLAPDNLTWESLEIGYGDFLRWCVTDRLSDFYSSMRWPGWQSDVRSLGPDECFSFYPFLWTKEGSVQHGSRKAVRVSELYALSIDLKSARSRQP; encoded by the coding sequence TTGAACAACGCGGAAGGAGATGGACGTGCGGCCGCTAAACGAACTGGTGAACGAACGGGAGCCGGCGCTTACTCGACCGGCGGCATGCTCGTGGACAGCGGCTACCTGCGCCTGCTTGGCTCGGGACATCCCAGGCCCACCAGGAACATCGTCGACTGGAACGAAGGGCGATCTTCCGGATTTCTATTGGTCGCGGATGATGTGGTCGGCGGATTCTTCGCGCTGAACGGAGGCGCGCTTGGAAAGGACGTCGGCTCGATGTACTACCTGGCGCCTGACAACCTGACGTGGGAATCGCTCGAGATCGGATACGGCGACTTTCTGCGATGGTGCGTCACCGACAGGCTGAGTGATTTCTATTCGAGCATGCGTTGGCCCGGCTGGCAATCCGATGTGCGGAGCCTGGGGCCGGACGAATGTTTCAGTTTCTATCCATTCCTCTGGACGAAAGAAGGATCGGTTCAACATGGCAGCCGCAAAGCGGTCCGTGTTTCCGAGCTGTACGCGCTCTCGATCGATTTAAAATCCGCGCGCTCAAGACAGCCGTGA
- a CDS encoding glutamate/aspartate ABC transporter substrate-binding protein → MDRRYRWLAFAMSCALAGAAHAQALTGTLKKIKDTGVVSLGIRESSVPFSYSDNQQKNIGYSRDIASRIIEQLKTELNLPGLAVKEIPITSQNRIPLLQNGTIDFECGSTTNTLERQKQAAFSNSIFLYGIRFSTRKDSGVKDFSDLAGKTVATTAGTSDERLLRKLNEEKNMNMTIISAKDHAEAFMNVTTGRAVAFVMDEPLLYGELAKDRNPGAYTVTGTPLVHENYACMMRRDDPAFKRVVDGVIAKMQTSGDAEKLYNRWFTQPIPPKGMNLNYPLSAEMRQLFRNPTDQAQY, encoded by the coding sequence ATGGACCGTCGTTACCGCTGGTTGGCTTTTGCGATGTCGTGCGCGCTGGCGGGCGCCGCGCACGCGCAGGCGCTCACGGGCACGCTGAAGAAGATCAAGGACACGGGCGTCGTGTCGCTCGGCATCCGCGAATCGTCGGTGCCGTTCTCGTATTCGGACAACCAGCAGAAGAACATCGGCTATTCGCGGGACATCGCGTCGCGCATCATCGAGCAGCTGAAGACGGAGCTGAACCTGCCCGGCCTCGCGGTGAAGGAGATTCCGATCACGTCGCAGAACCGGATTCCGCTATTGCAGAACGGCACGATCGATTTCGAATGCGGGTCGACGACGAACACGCTCGAACGGCAGAAGCAGGCGGCGTTCTCCAACAGCATCTTTCTCTACGGCATCCGCTTCAGCACGCGCAAGGATTCGGGCGTGAAGGACTTTTCGGACCTAGCGGGCAAGACGGTCGCGACGACGGCCGGCACGTCGGACGAGCGCCTGCTGCGCAAGCTGAACGAAGAGAAGAACATGAACATGACGATCATCAGCGCGAAGGACCACGCGGAAGCGTTCATGAACGTGACGACCGGGCGTGCGGTCGCGTTCGTGATGGACGAGCCGCTGCTCTACGGCGAGCTCGCGAAGGACCGGAATCCGGGCGCGTATACGGTTACGGGCACGCCGCTCGTCCACGAGAACTACGCATGCATGATGCGCAGGGACGATCCGGCGTTCAAGCGCGTCGTCGACGGCGTGATCGCGAAGATGCAGACCTCCGGCGACGCCGAGAAGCTCTACAACCGCTGGTTCACGCAGCCGATTCCGCCGAAGGGCATGAACCTGAACTATCCGCTGTCGGCCGAAATGCGGCAGCTGTTCAGGAATCCGACGGATCAGGCTCAGTATTGA
- a CDS encoding S8 family peptidase — translation MRAKRFTPAVARFTQSRALAGVLSAAALLPLAGCGGGGGDSATPSTAAPAPAPAPAPAPAPSSPNSAACAAQQASTQMVQQAIAANAPPVDHLIIKLKTSTATHAMAASNTASRFDAVIQRAMNQWVAPTGSARAFASTTGRSQLNVQVEHAMASGAAVLSLGQSVTAADAAALAQIFAADADVDYAEPDSRMGVRDIPTDPLFSQQWYATDPTAGINLPAAWTRAKGSPTVVTAVLDTGYRPHPDLAPNLVAQGYSFITNVNTSNNGKGRGPDATDPGDWVTQQELDNASGPFYHCASSPSDSSWHGTRVAGVIGAAADNNIGIAGVSWLGKILPVRVLGKCGGATSDIADAMRWAAGIPVSGAPTNANPAKVINLSLGGTGACSQTFQQAIDDVTALGVTVVVAAGNDGLSTAFDQPANCRGVIAVGANDATGRRASFSNFGSDVALSAPGVNILSTSNSGTTTPGADVYGLADGTSLAAPQVAGVAALMLAVNGNLTPAQIQQKLQGGARATKLAAGTSCSAMPAGSGILDAGAAVAAAAQ, via the coding sequence ATGAGAGCCAAACGTTTCACTCCCGCCGTGGCCCGATTCACGCAATCCCGCGCCCTCGCCGGCGTGCTGTCCGCGGCGGCCCTGTTGCCGCTCGCCGGTTGCGGCGGCGGCGGCGGCGACAGCGCGACGCCGTCCACGGCCGCGCCGGCGCCCGCGCCTGCACCCGCCCCGGCGCCCGCGCCTTCATCGCCCAACAGCGCCGCATGTGCCGCGCAGCAGGCGTCCACGCAGATGGTGCAGCAGGCCATCGCAGCGAACGCGCCGCCGGTCGACCACCTGATCATCAAGCTGAAAACGTCGACCGCCACGCACGCGATGGCAGCCTCCAACACCGCATCGCGGTTCGACGCCGTGATCCAGCGGGCGATGAACCAATGGGTCGCGCCGACCGGCAGCGCGCGCGCGTTCGCGAGCACGACCGGCCGCTCGCAACTGAACGTGCAGGTCGAGCACGCGATGGCAAGCGGCGCGGCCGTGCTGTCGCTCGGCCAGTCCGTCACCGCCGCCGATGCGGCGGCGCTCGCGCAGATCTTCGCCGCCGATGCCGACGTCGACTATGCTGAGCCGGACAGCCGGATGGGTGTGCGCGATATTCCGACCGATCCGCTCTTCAGCCAGCAGTGGTATGCCACCGATCCGACGGCCGGCATCAACCTGCCCGCCGCCTGGACCCGCGCCAAGGGCTCGCCGACCGTCGTGACCGCCGTGCTCGACACCGGCTATCGTCCGCACCCGGATCTCGCGCCCAACCTCGTGGCGCAAGGCTATAGCTTCATCACCAACGTCAACACGAGCAACAACGGCAAGGGGCGCGGCCCGGACGCGACCGATCCGGGCGACTGGGTCACGCAGCAGGAGCTCGACAACGCAAGCGGCCCGTTCTATCACTGCGCGAGCAGCCCGAGCGACAGCAGCTGGCACGGCACCCGCGTCGCGGGCGTGATCGGCGCCGCCGCGGACAACAACATCGGCATCGCCGGCGTGTCGTGGCTCGGCAAGATCCTGCCCGTGCGCGTGCTCGGCAAGTGCGGCGGCGCGACGAGCGACATCGCCGACGCGATGCGCTGGGCCGCCGGCATCCCGGTCAGCGGCGCGCCGACGAACGCGAACCCGGCGAAGGTCATCAACCTGAGCCTCGGCGGCACCGGCGCGTGCAGCCAGACGTTCCAGCAGGCAATCGACGACGTGACCGCACTGGGCGTAACGGTCGTCGTCGCGGCCGGCAACGACGGTCTCTCGACGGCGTTCGACCAGCCCGCGAACTGCCGCGGCGTGATCGCCGTCGGTGCGAACGACGCGACCGGCCGGCGGGCGTCCTTCAGCAACTTCGGCAGCGACGTTGCGTTGAGCGCGCCCGGCGTCAACATCCTGTCGACGTCGAACAGCGGCACGACCACGCCCGGCGCAGACGTCTACGGCCTCGCGGACGGCACGAGCCTCGCGGCGCCGCAGGTGGCGGGCGTCGCGGCGCTGATGCTCGCCGTGAACGGCAACCTCACGCCGGCCCAGATCCAGCAGAAGCTGCAAGGCGGCGCGCGCGCGACGAAACTTGCGGCCGGCACGTCGTGCTCGGCGATGCCCGCCGGTTCGGGCATCCTCGATGCGGGCGCAGCGGTAGCGGCGGCGGCGCAGTAA
- a CDS encoding cupin domain-containing protein, translated as MSPASHHADTPLVAVRPDRKIDTAQGLPYFVGISAQTAGATGLSMHIVVIPPGGHATPHIHVGFETAVYVLEGRVETHYGPGLRQTIVTGAGEFLFIPPGVPHQAFNVSDTTAVRALIARNAPGEHETVQPYDPADDA; from the coding sequence ATGTCCCCAGCCAGCCATCATGCGGACACGCCGCTCGTCGCGGTCCGCCCCGACCGGAAGATCGACACGGCTCAGGGCCTGCCCTATTTCGTCGGCATTTCCGCGCAAACCGCGGGCGCGACCGGGCTGTCGATGCACATCGTCGTGATCCCGCCCGGCGGACATGCGACGCCGCATATCCACGTCGGCTTCGAGACCGCCGTCTACGTGCTCGAAGGACGCGTCGAAACGCACTATGGTCCGGGTCTGCGCCAGACGATCGTCACCGGGGCCGGCGAGTTCCTGTTCATTCCGCCCGGGGTCCCGCACCAGGCGTTCAACGTGAGCGACACGACCGCCGTGCGGGCACTCATCGCGCGCAACGCGCCCGGCGAGCACGAAACGGTGCAGCCTTACGATCCGGCCGACGATGCATGA
- the mgtA gene encoding magnesium-translocating P-type ATPase: MTQRNPSHKKQRGFINTGGTGRQAEPHIMRAAQEAARPLDDTLKSLRTSTRGLTYEQAADRLQLDGPNEIAHDKPPHWTRQLLLSFHNPFVYVLLVLAAISFCTDVYFAAPDDRDYVGMTILLTMVTISALLRFVQEFRSLRAAEKLKAMVRTTATVQRAVTDTAEPARREVPMREVVVGDIVHLSAGDMIPADVRLLASRDLFISQAVLTGEALPVEKYDTLGAVAGKSANTRAASAANDASMSLLDLENVCFMGTNVVSGTATAVVVATGEDTYFGSLARNVVSHKRIETSFDRGVASVSWLLIKFMFVMVPIVFLINGLTKGDWLSALTFALAVAVGLTPEMLPMIVSANLARGAVAMARRKVVVKRLNSVQNFGAMDVLCTDKTGTLTQDKIILEHHLDLSGHKNEEILRLGWLNSFHQSGQKNLIDIAIVTRANEIGERVKPQGYKKIDELPFDFVRRRLSVVVEDTRGTHTLICKGAVEEMLAVSTHVQDEDGVRPLDFVARKRLLEQANAYNEDGFRVLVLATRAIPRGDEREQYRTADERDLVVRGFLTFLDPPKESAAPALAALRENGVAVKVLTGDNPTVTIKVCRQVGLEPGKPVLGPEVDALDDATLAQVVERTTVFAKLTPLQKARIVTALQANGHTVGFLGDGINDAPALRDADVGISVDSGADIAKETADIILLEKSLMVLEEGVIKGRETFGNILKYLNMTASSNFGNVFSVLVASAFLPWEPMLATQLLVLNLIYDTSQMLLPWDKMDPEFLKKPRKWEAGNIRRFMMWVGPTSSVFDITTYLLMWTVFGAGALYHLHGGSGGQVVMNSGWFIESLVSQTLVVHLLRTQKIPFLQSTAALPVLLSTVTAIAIGCWLPFSPFADSLGFMHLPGSYWLWLAATMVGYILLAQMVKTIYVRRYKQWF; the protein is encoded by the coding sequence ATGACGCAACGCAACCCATCGCACAAGAAACAACGCGGTTTCATCAACACCGGCGGCACCGGCCGGCAGGCCGAACCGCACATCATGCGCGCCGCGCAGGAAGCGGCCCGCCCGCTCGACGACACGCTGAAGTCGCTGCGCACCAGCACCCGCGGCCTCACCTACGAGCAGGCCGCCGACCGCCTGCAACTCGACGGCCCGAACGAAATCGCGCACGACAAGCCGCCGCACTGGACCCGCCAGCTGCTGCTGTCGTTCCACAACCCCTTCGTCTACGTGCTGCTGGTGCTCGCCGCGATCAGCTTCTGCACCGACGTCTACTTCGCGGCGCCCGACGATCGCGACTACGTCGGCATGACGATCCTGCTGACGATGGTGACGATCAGCGCGCTGCTGCGCTTCGTGCAGGAATTCCGCTCGCTGCGCGCCGCCGAGAAGCTGAAGGCGATGGTGCGCACGACCGCGACCGTGCAGCGCGCGGTGACCGACACCGCCGAGCCGGCGCGGCGCGAAGTGCCGATGCGCGAGGTGGTGGTCGGCGACATCGTGCATCTGTCGGCCGGCGACATGATCCCCGCCGACGTGCGCCTCCTCGCATCCCGCGACCTGTTCATCAGCCAGGCCGTGCTGACCGGCGAAGCGCTGCCGGTCGAGAAATACGACACGCTCGGCGCGGTCGCCGGCAAGTCCGCGAACACGCGCGCGGCCAGCGCGGCGAACGACGCATCGATGTCGCTGCTCGATCTCGAGAACGTCTGCTTCATGGGCACCAACGTCGTGAGCGGCACCGCGACGGCCGTCGTCGTCGCGACCGGCGAAGACACCTACTTCGGGTCGCTCGCGCGCAACGTCGTCAGCCACAAGCGCATCGAGACCAGCTTCGACCGCGGCGTCGCGAGCGTGAGCTGGCTGCTGATCAAGTTCATGTTCGTGATGGTGCCGATCGTCTTCCTGATCAACGGGTTGACCAAGGGCGACTGGCTGAGCGCCCTCACCTTCGCGCTCGCGGTGGCCGTCGGCCTGACGCCCGAAATGCTGCCGATGATCGTCAGCGCGAACCTCGCGCGCGGCGCGGTCGCGATGGCGCGCCGCAAGGTCGTCGTCAAGCGGCTGAACTCCGTGCAGAACTTCGGCGCGATGGACGTGCTCTGCACCGACAAGACCGGCACGCTCACGCAGGACAAGATCATCCTCGAACACCATCTCGACCTGTCCGGCCACAAGAACGAGGAAATCCTGCGGCTCGGCTGGCTGAACAGCTTCCACCAGAGCGGCCAGAAGAACCTGATCGACATCGCGATCGTCACGCGCGCGAACGAAATCGGCGAGCGCGTGAAGCCGCAGGGCTACAAGAAGATCGACGAACTGCCGTTCGACTTCGTGCGCCGCCGCCTGTCGGTTGTCGTCGAGGACACGCGCGGCACGCACACGCTGATCTGCAAGGGCGCCGTCGAGGAAATGCTGGCGGTATCGACCCACGTGCAGGATGAGGACGGCGTGCGGCCGCTCGACTTCGTCGCCCGCAAGCGGCTGCTCGAACAGGCGAATGCGTACAACGAGGACGGCTTCCGCGTGCTGGTGCTGGCCACCCGCGCGATCCCGCGCGGCGACGAGCGCGAGCAATACCGCACCGCCGACGAGCGCGACCTCGTCGTGCGCGGCTTCCTGACCTTCCTCGATCCGCCGAAGGAATCGGCCGCGCCCGCGCTCGCCGCGCTGCGCGAGAACGGCGTCGCCGTGAAGGTGCTGACCGGCGACAACCCGACCGTCACGATCAAGGTGTGCCGCCAGGTCGGCCTCGAACCCGGCAAGCCGGTGCTCGGCCCCGAAGTCGACGCGCTCGACGACGCGACGCTCGCGCAGGTCGTCGAACGCACGACCGTGTTCGCGAAGCTCACGCCGCTGCAGAAGGCGCGCATCGTCACGGCGCTGCAGGCGAACGGCCACACCGTCGGCTTCCTCGGTGACGGCATCAACGACGCGCCCGCGCTGCGCGACGCCGACGTCGGCATTTCCGTCGACAGCGGCGCGGACATCGCGAAGGAAACCGCCGACATCATCCTGCTCGAGAAGAGCCTGATGGTGCTCGAGGAAGGCGTGATCAAGGGCCGCGAAACGTTCGGCAACATTCTCAAGTACCTGAACATGACGGCCAGCTCGAACTTCGGCAACGTGTTCTCGGTGCTCGTCGCCAGCGCGTTCCTGCCGTGGGAGCCGATGCTCGCGACCCAGCTGCTGGTGCTGAACCTGATCTACGACACGTCGCAGATGCTGCTGCCGTGGGACAAGATGGACCCCGAGTTCCTGAAGAAGCCGCGCAAGTGGGAAGCCGGCAACATCCGCCGCTTCATGATGTGGGTCGGGCCGACGTCGTCGGTGTTCGACATCACCACGTACCTGCTGATGTGGACCGTGTTCGGCGCGGGCGCGCTGTATCACCTGCATGGCGGCTCGGGCGGCCAGGTCGTGATGAATTCCGGCTGGTTCATCGAGAGCCTCGTGTCGCAGACGCTCGTCGTGCACCTGCTGCGCACGCAGAAGATCCCGTTCCTGCAAAGCACGGCCGCGCTGCCGGTGCTGCTGTCGACGGTCACCGCGATCGCGATCGGCTGCTGGCTGCCGTTCTCGCCGTTCGCGGACTCGCTCGGCTTCATGCACCTGCCCGGCAGCTACTGGCTGTGGCTCGCGGCGACGATGGTCGGCTACATCCTGCTCGCGCAGATGGTCAAGACGATCTACGTGCGCCGCTACAAGCAGTGGTTCTGA
- a CDS encoding transporter produces the protein MKRMLPLAVAGTLFAPSGAYATHPLVSDDTGTQGDANWQLELNAEETSKQEETGRHGLWNATLTRGFGDRVDLYVNAPYTHVQTRSDENGAGFGDVEIGMKWRFVEHGPFSLALKPRVTMPTGNDRRGLGTGRVGAGATLLAQADVAKVSFLANAGITYQPNRHDELTSIWQVSGAALYRATDKLQLVVDVGMSRNAEPRAGANPAFVIAGAIYSPKRWLDLDVGYRRGLNDQTYDHSVMGGITARW, from the coding sequence ATGAAAAGAATGCTTCCGCTCGCCGTCGCGGGCACCCTCTTCGCGCCGTCGGGCGCGTACGCGACCCATCCGCTCGTCAGCGACGATACGGGCACGCAGGGCGACGCGAACTGGCAGCTGGAACTGAATGCCGAGGAAACGTCGAAACAGGAAGAGACCGGCCGGCACGGGCTGTGGAACGCGACATTGACGCGCGGCTTCGGCGATCGCGTCGACCTGTACGTCAACGCGCCCTATACGCACGTGCAGACCCGGTCGGACGAGAACGGGGCGGGATTCGGCGATGTCGAGATCGGGATGAAATGGCGGTTCGTCGAGCACGGGCCGTTCAGTCTCGCACTCAAGCCCAGGGTGACGATGCCGACCGGCAACGACCGGCGCGGGCTCGGGACCGGACGCGTCGGCGCCGGCGCGACGCTGCTTGCGCAGGCCGACGTCGCGAAGGTGTCGTTCCTGGCGAATGCGGGGATCACGTACCAGCCGAACCGGCACGACGAGCTCACGTCGATCTGGCAGGTTTCCGGCGCGGCGCTCTACCGTGCGACGGACAAGCTGCAGCTGGTCGTGGACGTCGGGATGTCACGCAATGCCGAGCCCCGCGCCGGCGCGAATCCGGCGTTCGTGATCGCGGGCGCGATCTATTCGCCGAAGCGCTGGCTCGATCTCGACGTCGGGTATCGCCGCGGCCTGAACGATCAGACTTACGACCATTCGGTCATGGGCGGGATCACGGCGCGGTGGTAA
- a CDS encoding helix-turn-helix domain-containing protein gives MTTASHEDDLDPALVAALATLHEAANDPAGKQWSLPKLAKRAQLPMSTLRRVLTQLDGGGLTTTTLREDGTGSAALTDEGRALCAQLFDAT, from the coding sequence ATGACCACCGCATCACACGAAGACGACCTCGATCCCGCCCTTGTCGCGGCCCTCGCGACGCTGCACGAAGCCGCCAACGATCCGGCCGGCAAGCAATGGTCGCTGCCGAAGCTCGCGAAGCGCGCGCAGTTGCCGATGAGCACGCTGCGCCGCGTGCTGACGCAGCTCGACGGCGGCGGCCTGACCACGACCACCTTGCGCGAGGACGGCACGGGCAGCGCGGCGCTGACTGATGAAGGGCGCGCGCTGTGCGCGCAGCTCTTCGATGCGACGTAA
- a CDS encoding LysR family transcriptional regulator gives MELKLLRTFLTVTELRHFSRAADALHMSQPALSKQIGALEASLGGKLFERGRHGAELTPFGERFLSDAQALVRDADEILSRAREASSGRRGHLRIGICLSVLTIVPRLIAEFRRQHPDVAVTLSDLSSAEQARRILAGKLDAGFMRLPPGDGLSSFKVVDEALALALPPQLRHTRVPADLDVLNEIGFIALQRARGAGLAAQIDRWCRERGFVPNVTQQAEDVQSVLTSVAAGVGVAFIPSRAQHLLRDATVLPLPGKHAKWRVGLAWPSTCDDPVTSRFVSFMRAAMKGG, from the coding sequence ATGGAACTGAAACTCCTCAGGACGTTCCTGACGGTGACCGAGCTGCGTCACTTCAGCCGCGCGGCGGACGCGCTGCACATGAGCCAGCCGGCGCTCAGCAAGCAGATCGGCGCGCTGGAAGCGAGCCTCGGCGGCAAGCTGTTCGAACGGGGGCGGCACGGCGCGGAACTCACGCCGTTCGGCGAGCGCTTCCTGTCCGATGCGCAGGCACTCGTGCGCGACGCGGACGAGATCCTGTCGCGCGCACGGGAAGCGAGCAGCGGCCGGCGTGGCCACTTGCGCATCGGCATCTGCCTGTCGGTGCTGACGATCGTACCGCGGCTGATCGCCGAGTTTCGCCGTCAGCATCCGGACGTCGCCGTCACGCTGAGCGACCTGTCGTCCGCCGAGCAGGCGCGCCGCATACTGGCCGGCAAGCTGGATGCGGGCTTCATGCGCCTGCCGCCCGGGGACGGCCTGTCGTCGTTCAAGGTGGTCGACGAAGCGCTTGCGCTGGCCCTGCCGCCGCAGCTTCGCCATACGCGCGTGCCGGCCGATCTCGACGTGCTCAATGAAATCGGCTTCATCGCGTTGCAGCGTGCACGCGGCGCCGGGCTTGCCGCGCAGATCGACCGGTGGTGCCGCGAACGCGGCTTCGTGCCGAACGTGACGCAGCAGGCCGAAGACGTGCAGTCGGTGCTCACGTCGGTTGCGGCGGGCGTGGGGGTCGCGTTCATTCCTTCGCGCGCGCAGCATCTGCTGCGGGACGCGACGGTGCTGCCGCTGCCCGGCAAGCACGCGAAATGGCGCGTCGGGCTCGCGTGGCCGTCGACGTGCGACGACCCCGTGACGTCGCGCTTCGTGTCGTTCATGCGGGCGGCGATGAAAGGCGGCTGA
- a CDS encoding serine hydrolase — protein sequence MTGFVVRAPRARNYLLITLSILMLAFAANAFAQRASHRPAHGHATAVKKATAHRKAVKHRRPRARHHAVKRHAAPAPQHRRAKRTASTRPRPATKPRLLASCGFTPRAVDALHSRAAYVLDVRTGTPLLARNARTVRPIASISKLMTAVVARDADRPLDGMLRVTAHDRDTIKFTHSRLSVGSTLSRRDMVRIALMSSENRAAAALSRDYPGGRPAFVAAMNREARRLGMRHTRFREATGLSPHNVSTAEELALLVDAAARDPLIRRFSTAKSRTVHPGDGKLLYVNSDPLVRYGQWPIQLQKTGFINEAGHGVVMRALVRGRPQTIVLLGSPTRDGVTSDALRIRRWLACSLM from the coding sequence TTGACCGGCTTCGTCGTACGCGCCCCCCGCGCCCGGAATTACCTGCTCATCACCCTGTCGATCCTGATGCTCGCTTTTGCCGCGAACGCCTTCGCGCAGCGCGCATCGCACCGTCCCGCACACGGGCATGCGACGGCCGTCAAGAAAGCGACTGCCCACCGCAAGGCCGTCAAGCACCGCCGCCCCCGCGCGCGACATCACGCGGTCAAGCGCCACGCCGCGCCGGCCCCCCAACACCGTCGCGCGAAACGCACCGCCTCGACCCGCCCTCGCCCCGCGACGAAACCCCGCCTGCTGGCGAGCTGCGGCTTCACCCCGCGCGCGGTCGACGCGCTGCATTCACGCGCCGCCTACGTGCTCGACGTCCGCACCGGCACGCCGCTGCTGGCCCGCAACGCGCGCACCGTGCGGCCGATCGCATCGATCTCGAAGCTGATGACGGCGGTCGTCGCCCGTGACGCGGACCGCCCGCTGGACGGCATGCTGCGCGTCACCGCGCACGATCGCGACACGATCAAGTTCACGCATTCGCGGCTGTCGGTCGGCTCGACGCTGTCGCGCCGCGACATGGTCCGCATCGCGCTGATGTCGTCGGAGAACCGCGCGGCAGCCGCGTTGAGCCGCGACTATCCGGGCGGGCGTCCCGCATTCGTGGCCGCGATGAACCGGGAGGCGCGGCGGCTCGGCATGCGCCACACCCGCTTTCGGGAAGCGACGGGCCTGTCGCCGCACAACGTGTCGACGGCCGAGGAACTCGCGCTGCTCGTCGACGCCGCGGCGCGCGACCCGCTGATCCGGCGCTTCTCGACCGCGAAGTCGCGCACCGTCCATCCCGGCGACGGCAAGCTGCTCTACGTGAACTCCGATCCGCTGGTGCGATACGGCCAATGGCCGATCCAGCTGCAGAAAACCGGCTTCATCAACGAAGCGGGCCACGGCGTCGTGATGCGCGCGCTCGTGCGCGGCCGGCCGCAGACCATCGTGCTGCTGGGTTCGCCGACGCGTGACGGCGTGACGAGCGACGCGCTCAGGATCCGTCGCTGGCTGGCCTGCTCGTTGATGTGA
- a CDS encoding MarR family winged helix-turn-helix transcriptional regulator, translated as MIRRMNPPRPSAKAAEAVAADLTLAVGQLIRRLRSEIESEGLGMSQTSALARLERNGPMTTADLARAEAMKPQSMKAILASLEEDGLVMREPHPTDGRQILFVLTAAGREARRKRNAAKHQWLGAAIDKLDPEEIRTLAAAIPLIRRIGDT; from the coding sequence ATGATCCGCCGCATGAACCCACCGCGCCCCTCCGCCAAAGCCGCCGAAGCGGTCGCCGCCGACCTGACCCTCGCGGTCGGCCAGCTCATCCGCCGGCTCCGCTCCGAAATCGAATCCGAAGGGCTCGGCATGTCCCAGACGAGCGCGCTCGCGCGCCTCGAACGAAACGGGCCGATGACGACCGCCGATCTCGCGCGCGCCGAGGCGATGAAGCCGCAGTCGATGAAGGCGATTCTCGCGAGCCTGGAGGAAGACGGCCTCGTCATGCGCGAGCCGCATCCGACCGACGGCCGCCAGATCCTGTTCGTGCTGACCGCCGCCGGCCGCGAAGCGCGGCGCAAGCGCAACGCGGCCAAGCACCAGTGGCTCGGCGCCGCGATCGACAAGCTCGACCCCGAAGAAATCCGCACGCTCGCCGCCGCGATTCCGCTGATCAGGCGCATCGGCGACACCTGA
- a CDS encoding cysteine hydrolase family protein, giving the protein MSTTRLDSNTALVVIDLQKGIVGLPTAHPPGDVVARSRALLDAFRSRGLPVVLVNVTGGAPGRTELPPRTEPFPADWAEFVPELNRQAGDHVVTKKTWGAFTGTGLDAHLKAAGVTQVVVVGIATSIGVESTARQAFELGYNVTLAIDAMTDLNAQAHANSIARIFPRLGETASTQEVIALLDALDA; this is encoded by the coding sequence ATGAGCACAACCCGTCTCGACTCGAACACGGCCCTCGTCGTCATCGACCTGCAGAAAGGGATCGTCGGCCTCCCCACCGCCCATCCGCCCGGCGACGTGGTCGCCCGCTCGCGCGCACTGCTCGACGCGTTCCGCAGCCGCGGCCTGCCGGTCGTGCTCGTCAATGTCACCGGCGGTGCGCCGGGCAGGACGGAACTGCCGCCCCGCACCGAGCCGTTCCCGGCCGACTGGGCCGAGTTCGTGCCCGAACTGAACCGGCAAGCAGGCGACCACGTGGTGACGAAGAAAACCTGGGGCGCGTTTACCGGCACCGGTCTCGACGCGCACCTGAAGGCGGCCGGCGTGACGCAGGTCGTGGTGGTCGGCATCGCGACGAGCATCGGCGTCGAATCCACCGCGCGCCAGGCGTTCGAGCTCGGCTACAACGTGACGCTCGCCATCGATGCGATGACGGACCTGAATGCGCAAGCGCACGCGAACAGCATCGCGCGTATCTTTCCGCGGCTCGGCGAGACGGCGTCCACGCAGGAAGTCATCGCACTGCTCGACGCGCTCGATGCGTGA